From a single Ensifer adhaerens genomic region:
- a CDS encoding fumarylacetoacetate (FAA) hydrolase, producing the protein MKLATLKDSTRDGKLVVVSKDLTRCSEVGHIARTLQAALDDWAHVGPRLARVAEGLETGSQPYIRFHEHDAASPLPRAYQWADGSAYVNHVELVRKARNAEMPATFWTDPLMYQGGSDSFLAPRAPIVMPEDESFGIDMEGEVAIIVDDVPMGVSAEEARSAIRLVMLVNDVSLRGLIPAELAKGFGFFQSKPSSTFSPVAVTPDELGDAWDGGKLHLPLLVDYNGKPFGRANAGIDMTFDFGQLIAHAAKTRPLVAGTIIGSGTVSNKLNGGPGKPVSEGGAGYSCIAEIRTIETIETGAPKTPFMKFGDIVRIEMKDKAGHSIFGAIEQTVTKLEKQ; encoded by the coding sequence ATGAAACTAGCCACCCTGAAGGACTCCACGCGCGACGGAAAGCTCGTCGTGGTGTCGAAAGATCTCACCCGCTGTTCGGAAGTGGGCCATATCGCCCGCACCTTGCAGGCAGCACTTGACGATTGGGCCCATGTCGGCCCGCGTCTGGCGCGCGTTGCGGAAGGTCTGGAAACAGGCTCGCAGCCTTATATCCGCTTCCACGAGCACGATGCAGCATCGCCGCTGCCGCGCGCCTATCAATGGGCGGACGGCTCGGCCTATGTCAATCATGTCGAACTGGTCCGCAAGGCGCGCAACGCCGAGATGCCGGCCACGTTCTGGACCGATCCGCTGATGTATCAGGGCGGCTCCGACAGCTTCCTTGCTCCGCGCGCGCCCATCGTCATGCCGGAAGACGAGAGCTTCGGCATCGACATGGAAGGCGAGGTGGCTATTATCGTCGATGACGTTCCGATGGGCGTTTCGGCGGAAGAGGCGCGGAGCGCGATCCGGCTGGTCATGCTGGTCAACGACGTGTCGCTGCGCGGGCTCATCCCGGCTGAACTGGCCAAGGGGTTCGGCTTCTTCCAGTCCAAGCCGTCTTCGACCTTCTCGCCGGTGGCGGTCACGCCGGATGAACTGGGCGACGCCTGGGATGGCGGCAAGCTGCATCTGCCGCTGCTGGTGGACTATAACGGCAAGCCCTTCGGCCGTGCCAATGCCGGGATCGACATGACCTTCGATTTCGGCCAGCTCATTGCCCATGCGGCTAAGACCAGGCCGCTTGTCGCCGGGACGATTATCGGTTCGGGAACGGTGTCCAACAAGCTGAACGGCGGCCCCGGAAAGCCGGTTTCTGAAGGCGGCGCGGGCTATTCCTGCATTGCCGAAATTCGCACCATCGAGACGATCGAGACCGGAGCGCCGAAGACCCCGTTTATGAAATTCGGCGACATCGTGCGCATCGAGATGAAGGACAAAGCCGGGCATTCCATCTTCGGCGCGATCGAACAGACCGTCACAAAGCTTGAAAAGCAGTAA
- a CDS encoding Glyoxylase, beta-lactamase superfamily II: MAKAFASQGDLAEKTTSFTEIGEGLYAFTAQGDPNSGVIIGDESVMVVEAQATPRLAQKVIDCVRTVTDKPISHVVLTHYHAVRVLGASAFNASQVIMSETARNMVVERGQEDWDSEFQRFPRLFQGHESIPGLTWPTTTFNGKMSVFLGKRRVDILQVGRAHTAGDAVIHVPDQNVMFTGDIVEAESACYCGDGHFADWGNTLEAIRAYDLAAIAPGRGDAVVGRDDVNAALDRTKDFVDSTYRPVARIAARGGSLREAWDAVRAECDPKFKDYAIYEHCLPFNVARAYDEARGIEHPRIWTAERDLQMWAELQG, from the coding sequence ATGGCAAAGGCATTTGCTTCCCAGGGTGATCTTGCGGAAAAGACAACCAGCTTCACCGAGATCGGCGAGGGGCTCTACGCGTTTACCGCCCAGGGCGACCCGAATTCGGGTGTCATCATCGGCGATGAGAGCGTCATGGTGGTCGAGGCGCAGGCAACGCCGCGTCTCGCGCAGAAAGTGATCGACTGCGTCCGCACCGTCACCGACAAGCCGATCAGCCATGTCGTGCTGACCCATTATCATGCCGTCCGCGTTCTTGGCGCCAGCGCCTTCAACGCCTCTCAGGTCATCATGTCTGAAACGGCGCGCAACATGGTGGTCGAGCGCGGCCAGGAAGACTGGGACAGCGAATTCCAGCGTTTCCCGCGCCTTTTCCAAGGCCATGAATCCATTCCGGGCCTGACATGGCCGACGACGACCTTCAACGGCAAGATGTCCGTCTTCCTCGGCAAGCGCCGCGTCGATATCCTGCAGGTTGGCCGTGCGCATACCGCCGGCGATGCCGTCATCCATGTGCCGGACCAGAACGTCATGTTCACAGGCGACATCGTGGAGGCAGAGTCGGCCTGCTATTGTGGCGACGGCCATTTTGCCGATTGGGGCAACACGCTTGAGGCCATCCGCGCCTACGATCTCGCTGCCATTGCGCCGGGTCGCGGTGACGCCGTTGTCGGTCGCGACGATGTGAACGCCGCACTCGACCGCACCAAGGATTTCGTCGACTCGACCTATCGGCCGGTCGCGCGTATTGCGGCCCGCGGCGGGTCTCTGCGGGAAGCCTGGGACGCGGTTCGTGCCGAATGTGATCCCAAGTTCAAGGATTACGCGATCTACGAACATTGCCTGCCGTTCAACGTTGCGCGCGCCTATGACGAAGCGCGCGGTATTGAACATCCGCGCATCTGGACCGCAGAGCGCGATCTCCAGATGTGGGCCGAACTTCAAGGCTGA
- a CDS encoding Acetolactate synthase large subunit encodes MSTSSATVFQAIARSVADHGVTTMFGLMGDANLFMVDHYVRSCGGRFVPAAHEGSSVLMALAYAQVSGSVGVASVTHGPALTNCVTALTEGARGRIPMVLLTGDTPVLNPRHLQCIDQREVVKATGAGFEQMRAPQTVTADVARAFYRARAEQRPIVLNMPADFMWLEQAYEPRRYPVFDTAAFVPEGEALDEAIGIIASSRRPLILAGAGAIQAREQLIRLADRLEAPLATTLKAKGLFTGHPYNMDIFGTLSTPAAYDLIAKADCVICFGSGLHDFTTDKGALMRGKRLVQVDADQRSIGRSVIPDAALVADAGLTADNIIHWLDEAEIQPSGFTGELDIDVLTAHVPGKPQAKVPGTINYVWALDELERRLPKDRLLVTDGGRFMTEVWCRISVSDPRNFVVTANFGSIGLGIPEAIGAGLAGPDRPVVLFTGDGGFMMGGINEFNTAVRLKQDLIVIVCNDAAYGAEHIQFLDRKMDPGLTTFDWPSFADMARALGGDGIRVSSADDLEAAFVAVSDRSKTRPLLIELILDPNDVPRMRT; translated from the coding sequence ATGTCGACCTCGTCCGCCACCGTTTTTCAGGCAATTGCGCGATCCGTTGCGGATCATGGCGTCACCACCATGTTCGGGCTGATGGGGGATGCGAACCTCTTCATGGTCGACCATTATGTCCGAAGCTGCGGCGGGCGTTTCGTGCCGGCAGCCCATGAGGGGAGCTCCGTGCTGATGGCGCTGGCCTATGCGCAGGTGTCAGGCAGCGTCGGGGTCGCCTCCGTGACCCATGGTCCGGCGCTGACGAATTGCGTGACGGCGCTGACCGAGGGTGCAAGGGGTCGGATACCGATGGTTCTTCTGACCGGGGATACGCCGGTGCTCAACCCGCGCCATCTGCAATGCATCGATCAGCGCGAAGTGGTCAAGGCCACCGGCGCCGGCTTCGAGCAGATGCGGGCACCACAGACCGTGACCGCCGATGTGGCCCGTGCCTTCTATCGCGCCCGCGCGGAACAGCGTCCGATCGTCCTGAACATGCCGGCCGATTTCATGTGGCTGGAGCAGGCTTACGAGCCTCGTCGGTATCCCGTCTTCGATACGGCGGCCTTTGTGCCCGAGGGGGAGGCGCTCGATGAAGCGATCGGCATCATCGCGTCGTCCCGGCGGCCGCTCATTCTGGCTGGCGCTGGTGCGATCCAGGCGCGCGAACAGCTGATCCGCCTGGCCGACCGCCTGGAGGCGCCACTGGCCACAACGCTCAAGGCGAAGGGGCTGTTCACCGGTCATCCATATAACATGGATATCTTCGGGACGCTCTCGACGCCGGCGGCCTATGATCTCATAGCCAAGGCCGATTGCGTCATCTGCTTCGGTTCGGGCCTGCATGATTTTACGACTGACAAGGGTGCCCTGATGAGGGGCAAGCGTCTGGTGCAGGTGGATGCCGACCAGCGCTCCATCGGCCGCAGCGTCATCCCGGATGCCGCCCTGGTTGCCGACGCCGGATTGACGGCCGATAACATCATTCACTGGCTTGACGAGGCGGAAATCCAGCCCAGCGGCTTTACCGGCGAGCTGGATATCGACGTGCTCACCGCACATGTGCCCGGCAAGCCTCAGGCAAAAGTGCCGGGGACGATCAATTACGTCTGGGCTCTGGATGAACTGGAAAGGCGTCTGCCGAAGGATCGGTTGCTGGTCACCGACGGCGGACGGTTCATGACCGAAGTCTGGTGTCGCATTTCCGTGAGCGACCCACGCAACTTCGTGGTCACTGCCAATTTCGGCTCCATCGGTCTCGGCATTCCGGAAGCGATCGGTGCCGGGCTTGCCGGCCCTGATCGGCCTGTCGTGCTCTTCACCGGTGATGGCGGATTCATGATGGGGGGCATCAACGAATTCAACACGGCAGTCCGCCTGAAGCAGGACCTGATCGTGATCGTCTGCAACGACGCCGCCTATGGCGCCGAACATATCCAGTTCCTGGACCGGAAGATGGATCCCGGCCTCACCACGTTCGATTGGCCTTCCTTCGCGGATATGGCGCGAGCACTTGGTGGCGACGGTATCAGGGTCTCCAGCGCAGACGATCTGGAGGCAGCTTTTGTCGCGGTCAGCGATCGCAGCAAGACAAGGCCTTTGCTGATAGAGCTGATACTCGACCCCAATGATGTCCCCCGCATGCGCACCTGA
- a CDS encoding 3-(3-hydroxy-phenyl)propionate hydroxylase translates to MNKPVTERYPLAFRLYPYAQSADQSLASPVRHKVVVVGGGPVGLATALDLALRGVPVLVLDDQEGAGLGSRAICFAKRTLEICDRLGAGKAMLAKGVQWNIGKVFHDDRFLYEFNLLPEGGHAYPAFINLQQPFFEKFLHDAIVRAQGNGAPIEIRGFNRVDAVTRHDDYVTLDVMTPDGPYVMEADWLVACDGARSPIRSMLGLGFDGRVFEDNFLIADVKMKADFPTERWFWFEPHFKSGDSALLHKQPDDIWRIDFQLGWNIDRQKELDPENIRARVSAMLGPDVEYELDWCSIYTFQCRRMERFRHGPVLFAGDAAHQVSPFGARGANSGIQDADNLAWKLAMVIDGLAPTALLDTYDQERVQGADENIANSTRATDFITPKSAVSRLFRNAVLELAETVPFARTIVNSGRLSVPCTYDGSRLNGPDTAGLPVRTRPGSPCPDAPVGSDWLLRLIGGDFTLLAIDADVPDGFAAQGVAPKLLRLSAKENPALAERYLGDATSAIYLIRPDQHVAARFPHFDDEAIAAALSRALAKDHAYA, encoded by the coding sequence ATGAACAAACCTGTCACGGAGCGCTATCCCCTGGCGTTCCGGCTCTACCCCTATGCCCAATCGGCGGATCAGTCGTTGGCGTCCCCCGTCCGGCACAAGGTTGTCGTCGTGGGCGGCGGCCCGGTCGGGCTTGCGACCGCGCTCGACCTCGCCTTGCGCGGTGTTCCGGTGCTTGTCCTCGACGATCAGGAGGGTGCTGGCCTGGGCAGCCGCGCCATCTGCTTCGCCAAGCGAACGCTCGAAATCTGCGACCGGCTGGGTGCCGGCAAGGCCATGCTGGCGAAGGGCGTGCAGTGGAATATCGGCAAGGTGTTTCACGACGACCGGTTTCTCTATGAATTCAACCTTCTGCCTGAAGGCGGTCACGCCTATCCCGCCTTTATCAATCTCCAGCAGCCCTTCTTCGAAAAATTCCTGCACGACGCCATTGTCAGGGCGCAGGGCAATGGGGCTCCGATCGAGATTCGCGGCTTCAACCGCGTGGACGCCGTGACCCGTCACGACGATTACGTGACGCTGGACGTCATGACGCCGGACGGTCCCTATGTGATGGAGGCCGATTGGCTGGTCGCTTGCGACGGTGCGCGTTCGCCGATCCGCAGTATGCTGGGCCTCGGCTTCGATGGACGCGTCTTCGAGGACAACTTCCTCATCGCCGACGTGAAGATGAAGGCGGATTTCCCGACCGAACGCTGGTTCTGGTTCGAGCCCCATTTCAAATCGGGCGACAGCGCGCTTCTCCACAAACAGCCGGACGACATCTGGCGCATCGATTTCCAACTTGGCTGGAACATCGACAGGCAGAAGGAGCTTGATCCGGAGAATATCCGCGCCCGCGTCAGCGCCATGCTGGGGCCGGACGTGGAGTACGAACTCGACTGGTGTTCGATATACACCTTCCAATGCCGACGCATGGAAAGGTTCCGCCACGGCCCGGTGCTTTTTGCCGGGGACGCCGCCCATCAGGTCTCGCCCTTCGGTGCGCGGGGAGCCAATTCCGGCATTCAGGATGCCGACAACCTGGCCTGGAAACTCGCGATGGTCATCGACGGTCTCGCGCCCACAGCGCTTCTTGACACATACGATCAGGAGCGCGTTCAGGGCGCGGATGAGAACATTGCCAACTCGACGCGGGCGACGGACTTCATCACGCCGAAATCGGCCGTTTCCAGGCTCTTCCGCAATGCCGTGCTGGAGCTTGCAGAAACCGTTCCCTTTGCGCGGACCATCGTCAATTCGGGCCGGCTTTCCGTCCCCTGCACCTATGACGGTTCACGGCTCAACGGTCCGGATACGGCAGGGCTGCCCGTCCGCACCCGCCCCGGAAGTCCCTGTCCCGATGCCCCTGTTGGTTCAGACTGGCTTCTGCGGCTCATCGGCGGCGATTTCACGCTGCTGGCCATCGATGCGGACGTCCCGGATGGCTTTGCGGCTCAGGGTGTTGCGCCCAAGCTGCTCCGATTGTCCGCGAAGGAGAACCCGGCGCTTGCCGAACGTTATCTGGGCGACGCGACAAGCGCCATTTATTTGATCCGCCCCGATCAGCACGTTGCGGCTCGCTTCCCGCATTTCGATGACGAGGCGATTGCCGCCGCGCTTTCCCGCGCGCTTGCCAAGGACCACGCCTATGCTTGA
- a CDS encoding amino acid ABC transporter membrane protein 1, PAAT family, with protein sequence MFEKLHLLGLGAGGWGAALLGAAAITLVLSLLSFALGAIFGGLAAAGRLSSARIPRALASAYGTIFRGVPDLLTIYLFYYGGSVALTSLARLFGAHGFVGLPTFATGVVTIGFISGAYQAEVYRGAFLAVERGQFDAAKALALTRMQMLRLVIVPQLLRHAIPGLGNVWQLVLKDSALISVIGLVELMREAQIGAGSTREPFLFYCAAAALYFAIAGVTGLVFNRAETNASRGMVHR encoded by the coding sequence ATGTTCGAAAAATTGCATTTGCTCGGGCTCGGAGCCGGGGGGTGGGGCGCGGCGCTTTTGGGCGCGGCGGCCATCACCCTCGTCCTCTCCCTCCTCAGTTTTGCGCTGGGCGCCATCTTCGGCGGTCTTGCTGCTGCCGGAAGGCTTTCCTCGGCCCGCATTCCGCGAGCGCTTGCGTCTGCCTACGGCACGATCTTTCGCGGCGTACCGGACCTTCTGACGATCTATCTCTTCTATTACGGTGGCAGCGTCGCACTGACGTCTCTGGCCCGGCTCTTCGGTGCGCACGGCTTTGTCGGCCTGCCGACATTCGCGACCGGAGTCGTCACCATCGGCTTCATCTCCGGGGCCTATCAGGCGGAAGTCTATCGCGGGGCCTTTCTGGCGGTCGAGCGCGGACAGTTCGATGCGGCGAAGGCGCTGGCGCTGACCCGGATGCAGATGCTGCGTCTCGTGATCGTCCCGCAACTGCTGCGTCACGCCATCCCGGGTCTCGGCAATGTCTGGCAGCTCGTGCTGAAGGATTCGGCGCTGATTTCGGTCATCGGACTGGTCGAACTGATGCGCGAGGCGCAGATCGGCGCGGGTTCGACGCGCGAACCCTTCCTCTTCTATTGCGCCGCCGCCGCGCTCTATTTCGCCATTGCGGGCGTTACTGGCCTGGTCTTCAACCGGGCGGAAACCAATGCCTCGCGCGGGATGGTGCATCGATGA
- a CDS encoding DNA-binding transcriptional regulator, GntR family, with protein MIASLSSPSPTASTAEEEAYLYLHKALRLGQYKAGERLIPEDIAAEIGMSRMPVREAFRRLAADGLVTLRPNRGCVVAGLTLDELNEAFEIRSVLEGLAVRLVAPRLTADHFEELDRLLLRMERAGEAGSSDWVLRHQEFHAYIYSLSGRPKLIRQIATLHVAIEPYMRIWFDYVEKPLSAREEHQNLIDALKSGDCAEAERVMEDHVLGTASLLAEYASPGRR; from the coding sequence ATGATCGCAAGCCTCTCTTCCCCGTCGCCCACTGCCTCCACGGCGGAGGAGGAGGCTTATCTCTATTTGCACAAGGCTCTGCGGCTTGGACAATACAAGGCTGGGGAACGGCTGATCCCGGAAGACATTGCCGCAGAGATCGGCATGAGCCGCATGCCCGTGCGCGAAGCCTTTCGGCGCCTGGCCGCCGATGGCCTCGTGACGCTCAGGCCCAATCGCGGCTGTGTCGTCGCGGGCCTGACGCTCGATGAACTGAATGAAGCCTTCGAAATCCGCTCTGTTCTGGAAGGTCTCGCAGTGCGTCTCGTGGCGCCGCGGCTGACGGCGGACCATTTCGAGGAACTGGACCGGTTGCTTCTGCGCATGGAACGCGCCGGTGAGGCCGGCAGCAGCGACTGGGTCCTGCGGCACCAGGAGTTTCACGCCTATATCTACTCTTTGAGTGGTCGGCCCAAGCTGATCCGACAGATTGCCACGCTTCACGTGGCGATAGAGCCCTACATGCGCATCTGGTTCGACTATGTTGAAAAGCCACTTTCGGCGCGCGAGGAGCATCAGAATCTCATCGACGCGCTCAAATCCGGCGATTGCGCGGAGGCCGAGCGGGTGATGGAAGATCATGTTCTCGGCACGGCCTCGCTGCTGGCCGAATATGCGAGTCCCGGTCGGCGTTAA
- a CDS encoding DNA-binding transcriptional regulator, Lrp family, with product MLDRHDRQILDALQKDGSLTNAQISDIVNLSTSQCSRRRVALEEAGFIKGYHARLDAKKLGFNIRVIVRINLRMHSRDTDQNFSLWLDRQPEVQSAFSVSGDADYVLDVRVSDLESYTAFVHERLLIQPNVAQVRSDFVLKTMKDSEVLDIAL from the coding sequence ATGCTCGATCGCCATGACCGACAAATACTGGATGCACTCCAGAAAGACGGATCGCTGACCAACGCCCAGATTTCGGACATCGTGAACCTTTCAACCTCGCAATGCTCGCGCCGCCGTGTGGCATTGGAAGAAGCCGGTTTCATCAAGGGCTATCACGCTCGGCTGGATGCGAAGAAGCTGGGCTTCAACATCCGCGTCATTGTGCGCATCAACCTGCGCATGCATAGCCGTGACACCGACCAGAACTTCTCGCTCTGGCTGGACAGGCAACCCGAGGTGCAATCGGCCTTCTCCGTTTCCGGTGACGCGGACTACGTGCTGGATGTCAGGGTGAGCGACCTCGAAAGCTATACAGCGTTTGTGCACGAACGGCTGCTGATTCAGCCGAACGTCGCACAGGTCCGCTCCGATTTCGTTCTGAAGACCATGAAGGACAGTGAAGTCCTCGATATCGCCTTGTAG
- a CDS encoding octopine/nopaline transport system permease protein produces MIDPGFFLEIIPRLLSGLPLTLKLAGTSVFLGFILALALALAQQREKPLVVLPIRAFVAVFRGTPLLVQIFLIYYGLGQFRPTLQTLGLWWLFREPYWCAILALSLNTAAYGSEILRGAIRNVPRGLSEAAQALGLSRVLTLRLVVLPLALRQALPAYSNEIILMVKGTSLASIITLTEVTGIAQELISQTYRAMEVFIAAGAIYLILNFLIVRALDLLEVRLTPYRQR; encoded by the coding sequence ATGATCGATCCCGGATTCTTCCTCGAAATCATCCCCAGGCTTCTTTCCGGCTTGCCGCTGACATTGAAACTGGCGGGCACCTCGGTATTCCTCGGCTTCATTCTGGCGCTTGCGCTGGCATTGGCGCAGCAGCGCGAGAAACCCCTTGTCGTCCTGCCCATCCGCGCCTTCGTCGCCGTCTTTCGCGGCACGCCGCTCCTGGTCCAGATATTCCTCATCTATTACGGGCTCGGTCAGTTCCGGCCGACCCTCCAAACCCTGGGTCTGTGGTGGCTGTTTCGCGAACCCTATTGGTGCGCGATCCTGGCGCTTTCGCTGAATACGGCGGCTTACGGCAGCGAGATCCTGCGCGGGGCGATCCGCAACGTCCCGCGTGGGCTTTCAGAAGCGGCTCAGGCGCTCGGGCTTTCGCGCGTGCTGACCCTGCGCCTTGTCGTATTGCCGCTTGCGCTGCGTCAGGCGCTGCCGGCCTACAGCAACGAGATCATCCTGATGGTGAAGGGCACCTCCCTTGCATCCATCATCACGTTGACGGAAGTGACCGGGATTGCGCAGGAACTGATTTCGCAGACCTATCGTGCCATGGAGGTCTTCATTGCCGCCGGCGCTATCTATCTCATCCTGAATTTCCTCATCGTCAGGGCGCTCGACCTGCTCGAGGTGAGGCTGACACCTTACCGGCAGCGATAA
- a CDS encoding octopine/nopaline transport system substrate-binding protein yields the protein MTIRRMAALAAAFMTIVSAPLAGAADAPKAITIATEGAYAPWNFTTADGKLDGLEIELANNLCDRMKIKCTIIAQNWDGLIPSLKVGKFDVIMASMFITPKRLESIDFTVPYAVDPSAFAVAKNSDLGKLGLSKEKFKLEDAAAAQAAIDKLKPLLKGKIVGVQSGTSNLEFLKKYFADTVEIREYKTTEQHDLDLAAGRVDALFAQETALAATLAKPEFADYTLAGPGFVGGVFGLGTGAGIRKEDTALKDMFNKAIGEAIADGTIKRLSEKWVHTDVTPVK from the coding sequence ATGACAATTCGTCGTATGGCCGCGCTGGCGGCTGCCTTCATGACCATCGTCTCTGCACCGCTTGCGGGCGCTGCCGATGCACCGAAGGCCATCACCATTGCCACCGAAGGCGCCTACGCGCCCTGGAACTTCACGACAGCCGACGGCAAGCTCGACGGTCTGGAAATCGAACTCGCCAACAATCTCTGCGACCGCATGAAGATCAAATGCACGATCATCGCGCAGAACTGGGACGGCCTCATCCCCTCGCTGAAGGTCGGCAAGTTCGATGTGATCATGGCCAGCATGTTCATCACGCCGAAGCGTCTCGAAAGCATCGATTTCACGGTGCCCTATGCCGTCGATCCTTCGGCATTCGCTGTTGCCAAGAACAGCGATCTCGGCAAGCTTGGCCTCTCGAAGGAGAAGTTCAAGCTGGAAGACGCGGCTGCCGCACAAGCTGCGATCGACAAGCTGAAGCCGCTTCTGAAGGGCAAGATCGTCGGCGTGCAGTCCGGGACTTCGAACCTCGAATTCCTGAAGAAGTATTTCGCCGACACCGTCGAAATCCGCGAATACAAGACCACCGAACAGCATGACCTCGACCTTGCCGCGGGTCGCGTCGATGCGCTCTTCGCGCAGGAGACAGCTCTTGCCGCCACGCTCGCCAAGCCGGAATTCGCCGATTACACGCTGGCCGGCCCCGGTTTCGTCGGCGGCGTCTTCGGTCTTGGCACGGGGGCCGGAATTCGCAAGGAAGACACGGCGCTGAAGGACATGTTCAACAAGGCGATCGGCGAGGCCATCGCCGACGGCACGATCAAGCGCCTTTCGGAAAAGTGGGTGCATACCGACGTCACCCCGGTGAAGTAG
- a CDS encoding gamma-glutamyltranspeptidase / glutathione hydrolase produces MRNFETPTRSVAVSAKAMAATSHPSATLVAINILQAGGNAMDAAIAACAVQCVVEPGSTGIGGDCFALYAPKGGDRVIAYNGSGRTPAALTIDWFEERGLTEVPRSSPSAVTIPGAIDAWTQLHADHGRLPLAEILAPAIAFAENGYAIAPRVHRDWLKEEPLLAADEHAARIFLPQGRAPRIGEMHRQPELAATLKRIVAEGRDGFYRGPVAEDMVTRLRDLGGLHTLADFAAAKGEYVTPVTTDFRGYTIHECPPNGQGIIALMILNILSHFEAAGAPDDIDRLHIELEATRLAYAARDTWLADPDKVIVPIEEMLSDDLAKRLAGMIDLKRAITDLPTFDMPLHPDTVYISVVDSERNAVSFINSIFDSFGTGIVAPKSGVILHNRAQSFSLQRGHLNMIAPEKRPLHTIIPGMVTRGGRTEMAFGVMGGYYQAMGHAHLISKVLDYDMDMQDAIDLPRLVPASGLKPKIEVEHTVPAATIAELKARGFEIVPTEDPIGGAQVIWIDWENGTLTGASESRKDGIALGF; encoded by the coding sequence ATGCGCAATTTCGAGACGCCGACGCGATCCGTCGCGGTATCCGCCAAGGCAATGGCCGCCACGTCGCATCCTTCCGCCACGCTCGTCGCGATCAACATCCTGCAGGCCGGTGGCAATGCGATGGATGCGGCCATTGCCGCCTGCGCCGTGCAATGCGTCGTGGAACCCGGCTCGACCGGCATCGGGGGTGACTGTTTCGCGCTCTACGCCCCGAAGGGTGGTGACCGGGTGATTGCCTATAACGGTTCCGGTCGCACCCCTGCAGCGCTGACCATAGATTGGTTCGAGGAACGCGGCCTGACGGAGGTTCCCCGTTCTTCGCCGTCTGCCGTCACAATCCCCGGCGCGATCGATGCGTGGACGCAGCTGCATGCCGATCACGGTCGCCTGCCGCTGGCCGAGATTCTGGCTCCGGCCATCGCCTTCGCGGAGAACGGCTATGCGATTGCGCCGCGCGTGCATCGTGACTGGCTGAAGGAGGAGCCCCTGCTCGCCGCAGACGAACACGCTGCCCGCATCTTCCTGCCGCAAGGCCGCGCGCCGCGGATCGGCGAGATGCATCGCCAGCCGGAACTTGCCGCAACCCTGAAGCGGATCGTGGCGGAAGGCCGTGATGGCTTCTATCGGGGACCGGTTGCCGAGGACATGGTGACCCGCCTTCGCGATCTCGGAGGGCTGCATACGCTGGCCGATTTTGCGGCCGCCAAGGGGGAATATGTGACACCCGTCACCACTGATTTCCGCGGTTACACGATCCATGAATGCCCGCCCAACGGTCAGGGCATCATCGCGCTGATGATCCTGAACATCCTGTCGCATTTCGAGGCGGCAGGCGCGCCTGATGACATCGACCGTCTCCATATCGAGCTCGAGGCGACGCGGCTTGCCTATGCGGCGCGTGATACCTGGCTGGCCGATCCCGACAAGGTGATTGTTCCGATTGAAGAGATGCTGTCGGATGATCTGGCGAAGCGGCTTGCCGGCATGATCGACCTGAAGCGTGCCATCACGGACCTGCCGACCTTCGACATGCCGCTTCACCCCGACACGGTTTATATTTCGGTGGTGGATTCCGAGCGCAACGCGGTCAGTTTCATCAATTCCATCTTCGACAGTTTCGGGACAGGCATCGTTGCGCCGAAATCCGGCGTCATCCTGCACAATCGTGCTCAAAGCTTTTCGCTGCAGCGTGGACATCTCAACATGATCGCACCGGAAAAGCGGCCTCTCCACACGATCATCCCCGGCATGGTGACGCGCGGTGGTCGGACCGAAATGGCCTTCGGCGTGATGGGCGGCTATTATCAGGCCATGGGTCATGCGCACCTGATCTCCAAGGTCTTGGATTATGACATGGACATGCAGGATGCGATCGACCTGCCGCGCCTGGTTCCGGCAAGCGGCCTGAAGCCGAAAATTGAAGTGGAGCATACCGTGCCGGCAGCGACGATTGCGGAGTTGAAGGCACGCGGTTTCGAAATCGTTCCGACGGAGGACCCTATCGGCGGCGCGCAGGTGATCTGGATCGATTGGGAAAACGGGACGCTGACCGGCGCGTCTGAGTCCCGCAAGGATGGAATTGCGCTGGGCTTCTGA